Proteins encoded by one window of Rhea pennata isolate bPtePen1 chromosome 11, bPtePen1.pri, whole genome shotgun sequence:
- the UPF3B gene encoding regulator of nonsense transcripts 3B, with protein sequence MKEDKENTRPKERRGAAAGPGLGAPPPPGPAAGPDGRGGGGEADRLERPKDKKETLSKVVIRRLPPSLTKEQLEEHLQPLPEHDYFEFFANDSSLYPHMFSRAYINFKNQEDIVLFRDRFDGYVFVDHKGQEYAAIVEFAPFQKAAKKKSKKKDAKTGTIEDDPEYKKFLESYSADDEKLTSTPETLLEEIEARNKELIAKKTTPLLNFLKNKQRLREEKREERRRRELERKRQREEERRKWKEEERRKRKEAEKLKKVDRCPEKERDRSKEEPKIKLLKKPEKDEKDLEKKEKSKKVEKETLREEKSASSASAKRSDGETKEEKAKKSEDECVKDYRDRDRDFERDKEYERAQREKLRRQEEERRRQKERFEKEKVFRRKEEEMKKERDLLREKGKKSDLTDFTSNTDKPEKVTKDDKKEDTIKRDRIRNKDRPAMQLYQPGARSRSRLCQYEDSAAKPTDQGADKKPESETSSTKEEE encoded by the exons atgAAGGAGGACAAGGAAAACACCAGGCCCAaggagcggcgcggggccgccgccggcccggggctgggcgcgccgccgccgccggggcccgccgccggcccggacggccgcgggggcggcggcgaggccgaCCGCCTGGAGCGGCccaaggacaagaaggagaCGCTGAGCAAG GTGGTGATCCGGCGGCTGCCGCCCAGCCTCAccaaggagcagctggaggagcaCCTGCAGCCGCTGCCCGAGCACGACTACTTCGAGTTCTTCGCCAACGACTCCAG CCTGTACCCTCACATGTTTTCGAGAGCCTATATCAACTTCAAAAACCAGGAGGACATCGTCCTGTTCAGGGACCGCTTCGACGGCTACGTATTCGTCGATCACAAAG GTCAGGAATATGCTGCCATAGTAGAGTTTGCACCTTTccaaaaagctgcaaaaaagaagagtaagaaaaagGATGCCAAAACTGGGACTATCGAAGATG atcCTGAGTACAAGAAGTTTCTGGAAAGTTACAGTGCAGATGATGAAAAATTAACCTCAACTCCTGAAACTTTGTTGGAGGAAATAGAGGCAAGAAACAAAGAGCTAATAG CTAAAAAGACTACTCCCTTACTGaacttcctgaaaaataaacag aggctgagagaagaaaaaagagaggagaggaggaggagagaattggaaagaaaaagacaaagggaagaagaaagaagaaaatggaaagaggaggagagaaggaagagaaaagaagcgGAAAAACTGAAGAAGGTAGACAGAtgtccagaaaaagaaagggacagATCAAAAGAAGAGCCAAAGATTAAG cTGCTTAAGAAGcctgaaaaagatgaaaaagacttggagaaaaaggaaaaatccaagaaagtggaaaaagagactctaagggaggaaaaaagtgcGAGTAGTGCATCTGCCAAACGCTCTGATGGGGagacaaaagaagagaaggcaaaaaa GTCAGAAGATGAGTGTGTAAAGGACTACAGGGACCGAGATAGAGATTTTGAAAGAGACAAAGAATATGAGCGAGCACAGAGGGAGAAACTGAGACGCCAGGAAGAGGAGCGTCGGAGGCAGAAAGAGCGCTTTGAGAAAGAGAAggtttttagaagaaaagaagaagagatgaaaaaggagagagacttgctcagagaaaaggggaagaaaagtgATCTTACAGACTTTACCAGCAACACAGACAAACCTGAGAAAGTAACCAAAGACGATAAAAAAGAGGATACAATTAAGAGGGATCGTATCAGAAACAAG gATCGTCCAGCAATGCAATTGTACCAACCAGGAGCCCGAAGCCGAAGCAGATTGTGTCAGTATGAAGACAGTGCTGCAAAGCCCACAGATCAGGGAGCAGATAAGAAACCAGAGAGTGAGACCAGTAGTACAAAGGAAGAGGAGTGA
- the NDUFA1 gene encoding NADH dehydrogenase [ubiquinone] 1 alpha subcomplex subunit 1, with amino-acid sequence MWYEILPGMAIMGICLSIPGLSTMYMHRRCNGGKEKRIARYPFQWTLMERDRRLSGVNKYYVSKGLENID; translated from the exons atGTGGTACGAGATCCTGCCCGGCATGGCCATCATGGGCATCTGCCTCAGCATCCCCGGGCTCTCCACCATGTACATGCACCGCAGGTGCAACGGCGGCAAG GAGAAGAGGATTGCCCGCTACCCCTTCCAGTGGACCCTGATGGAGAGAGACAGGCGGCTGTCGGGCGTCAACAAGTACTACGTGTCCAAG ggtTTGGAGAACATAGACTAA